The Pelobates fuscus isolate aPelFus1 chromosome 2, aPelFus1.pri, whole genome shotgun sequence genome has a segment encoding these proteins:
- the LOC134586079 gene encoding putative olfactory receptor 13C6, protein MNRSTVTEFILLGLSSDPSIQVILFIIFLAAYMASLAANGLLILAVSFDHHLHNPMYFFLINLSIINIGGPSAIVPKMLLNFVLEENSISYSGCTAQIFFNLLLGSSEYILLLFMAYDRFVAICKPMRYHMVMSTSACTWMITVTWTNYRFNNENPVRTIQSFFHLHFTPDRCNNVLWNNHCYVFEIKGFC, encoded by the exons ATGAATCGCAGTACGGTGACAGAATTCATTCTTcttggactgtccagtgaccccAGTATAcaagttattttatttatcatCTTCCTGGCCGCCTACATGGCCTCACTGGCTGCTAATGGTCTTCTTATCCTGGCTGTGAGCTTCGACCATCATCTGCATAATCCTatgtatttctttctcatcaatctGTCAATCATTAATATTGGTGGCCCTTCAGCCATTGTCCCAAAGATGCTTCTGAACTTCGTCCTCGAGGAAAATAGTATATCGTATTCAGGCTGCACAGCCCAGATATTCTTTAATCTTCTTCTAGGATCAAGTGAATACATCCTCTTGTTGTTCATGGCGTACGATCGTTTTGTCGCAATCTGTAAACCCATGCGCTATCACATGGTAATGAGTACATCAGCTTGTACATGGATGATCACAGTTACATGGACG AATTATCGTTTCAATAATGAGAATCCAGTCCGGACGATACAAAGCTTTTTCCACTTGCATTTCACACCTGATCGTTGTAACAATGTTCTATGGAATAACCATTGTTATGTTTTTGAGATCAAAGGTTTCTGTTGA